From the genome of Parasteatoda tepidariorum isolate YZ-2023 unplaced genomic scaffold, CAS_Ptep_4.0 HiC_scaffold_18691, whole genome shotgun sequence:
cattttaaagaatatgaaaGAGGTCGAGAGCACTGTAGTAACGGAAGTCGACGGACAGTTCTATTACTCGTATGAAGGGATCTTACATCGAGTATCTCAAGAAAGATGTGATTGTAACTTCTACGAGTCTATATGTTACTGCCCTGCAAACATATCTTTTCCGTAAGGCTGGCATTAGGAATGAGTCTATACGAGGAAAATTTAGTCAATAAACGATGGACAACGAGCTATAATATAAAACATCACAGAGTCTTTGAGAATGACATGAGTTCATACcccacagaaataaaaatatgctcaaAACCAAAAGTGGTGGCTAGATCtaagcaagaaaaatataagGAGTCCATTCTTGTCACCAATGAATTGGCCGATGTCATATCGGAAACAACTGGAAGTAGATATGCTGAGAGATTAGAACTGATACGAGAAATcattaagtaagtaaaaaataatgatgtgaGCTTCAGATCAATTATAATTGgttaattaaatagattatttttaaaaatgttataattttcagtCATTGGAAGAGTAACAACGGCATTAAAATATCAGTTACGGAATCACCAAGTACTGCTACTTTGACAGGTAATATAAACCAAcagctaaaa
Proteins encoded in this window:
- the LOC122274078 gene encoding uncharacterized protein — its product is MLLPCKHIFSVRLALGMSLYEENLVNKRWTTSYNIKHHRVFENDMSSYPTEIKICSKPKVVARSKQEKYKESILVTNELADVISETTGSRYAERLELIREIINHWKSNNGIKISVTESPSTATLTDIEKRSPDDPSNFLNSNVGVPEDLTSKFSIFT